A portion of the Lolium rigidum isolate FL_2022 chromosome 1, APGP_CSIRO_Lrig_0.1, whole genome shotgun sequence genome contains these proteins:
- the LOC124707268 gene encoding NDR1/HIN1-like protein 10 has protein sequence MGKANTVSSWLCCPCRCLFCGLLSCIFSVVACVLVVVGLVAIALYLLFRPHLVHATADTADLAGFNLTPRTWILRYNLSVALSLRNPNTRIGIHYHSVAAEAYYQGQRFAHVDLPDVDQDTGETTVVPVVFTGEFPLEGGVAAAGFRKEAIEQARFSVDLKITAKMKLKVWAFRVSGPKPRIDCPLTIQRRNASSPPGAAPPEFHPTECRVWF, from the coding sequence ATGGGCAAGGCGAACACGGTGTCGTCGTGGCTGTGCTGCCCGTGCCGGTGCCTCTTCTGCGGCCTCCTCAGCTGCATCTTCAGCGTCGTCGCctgcgtcctcgtcgtcgtcggcctCGTCGCCATCGCCCTCTACCTCCTCTTCCGGCCGCACCTCGTCCACGCCACCGCggacaccgccgacctcgccggcTTCAACCTCACCCCGCGCACCTGGATCCTCCGCTACAACCTCTCCGTCGCGCTCTCGCTCCGCAACCCCAACACCCGCATCGGCATCCACTACCACTCCGTCGCCGCCGAGGCTTACTACCAGGGCCAGCGCTTCGCGCACGTCGACCTCCCGGACGTCGACCAGGACACCGGCGAGACCACGGTGGTGCCCGTGGTCTTCACCGGGGAATTTCCGCTGGAGGGCGGCGTGGCCGCCGCGGGGTTCCGGAAGGAGGCCATCGAGCAGGCGCGGTTCTCCGTCGACCTCAAGATCACCGCCAagatgaagctcaaggtgtgggcgTTCAGGGTGTCCGGCCCCAAGCCCAGGATCGACTGCCCGCTTACCATCCAGAGAAGGAACGCCTCCTCGCCACCCGGCGCCGCGCCTCCCGAGTTCCACCCCACAGAATGCCGCGTCTGGTTCTGA
- the LOC124707278 gene encoding transcription repressor OFP13-like, which translates to MVKKLGLASLIFSSSIKQVDSAAPTSAAPSVASSSSMSASSWQWPSCKQPRTLSFRQHQQQQTAYKTMNSAYLPDSGADSCFSNSFASVDGSLSTASEAVSGLVEANERDTVIRALRSDRLFFEPHASLDTSSILKKANSTDKKMAAFEGATAMTMDSSTPYSDFRASMEEMVMSHGAKDWRWLEEMLRWYLRANGKSTHGLIIGAFVDLLVALSDTDLPSSPTSASTNRSSLSGTDEIKEEESCTQSS; encoded by the exons ATGGTCAAGAAGCTTGGCCTCGCATCTCTTATCTTCAGTAGCAGCATCAAGCAGGTGGACAGTGCTGCTCCTACAAGCGCTGCACCTTCCGTGGCCTCGTCTTCTTCCATGTCTGCCTCCTCCTGGCAATGGCCGTCCTGCAAGCAGCCTAGGACCCTCTCCTTCAGGCAGCATCAGCAGCAGCAGACGGCTTACAAGACTATGAACTCCGCCTACTTGCCAGACTCCGGCGCCGACTCCTGCTTCTCCAACTCTTTTGCCTCCGTCGACGGCAGCCTTTCCACAGCGTCCGAGGCTGTCTCGGGGCTCGTGGAGGCCAACGAGCGTGATACGGTCATCCGTGCGCTGCGTTCCGACCGCCTCTTCTTTGAGCCGCACGCGTCGCTGGACACCTCCTCCATACTCAAGAAGGCCAA CAGCACAGACAAGAAGATGGCGGCGTTCGAGGGAGCCACAGCTATGACCATGGACTCATCGACCCCGTACAGCGACTTCCGGGCGTCCATGGAAGAGATGGTGATGAGCCATGGCGCGAAGGACTGGCGGTGGCTGGAGGAGATGCTGCGGTGGTACCTCAGGGCCAACGGCAAGAGCACCCACGGCCTCATCATCGGCGCCTTTGTCGACCTGCTCGTCGCGCTCAGCGACACCGACTTGCCGTCCTCTCCAACCTCAGCCAGTACCAACCGCTCCTCCTTGAGCGGCACtgatgagatcaaggaagaaGAAAGCTGCACACAGAGCAGTTAA